A single genomic interval of Xiphophorus couchianus chromosome 2, X_couchianus-1.0, whole genome shotgun sequence harbors:
- the meak7 gene encoding MTOR-associated protein MEAK7 isoform X1 has product MNVVWLPIMQSIMGNSDSVMVQKRMARFRPEERSMIDGAFERLQAGGPGKTLQLEALQASLGALVPVAMVTRTFWGLCSIKPGRAEPGRAGAAPGPDREQLTVFLADVLRGTAEERAPLVMAMSHNAAGRPQAVSCQQVAAFLEDLITAVVHILTSRGRLQGWRPQQMGDTALGVKLLAEQMTSDLRPSDPATCDLSCLEDWVFRVSQVSQYLEVLVAEGLNVSLSGRTAPDLLPPCRDTDWTHLTVLLDVPTLMFLAPQLPDGCSAPWRLVFSTQLHGESFTKMAAALQHHGPTMLLLRDTRGHVFGGYASTAWELKPQFQGDSRCFLFSVFPTLRVYTATGYNEHFMYLNQHQQTMPNGLGMGGQHDYFGLWLDSDFGRGHSRARPKCTTYGNPQLSADEDFVLDAVEVWAARNLPTPPEDEEEEEGKKSILKVDPEVQAMMELTGKTLHSEGFNELQEDFD; this is encoded by the exons ATGAATGTTGTCTGGTTGCCCATCATGCAGAGCATCATGGGTAATAGCGACAGCGTGATGGTGCAGAAGCGGATGGCCCGGTTCCGTCCAGAGGAGCGGTCCATGATCGACGGCGCGTTTGAGCGTCTGCAGGCCGGCGGCCCGGGGAAGACGCTCCAGCTGGAGGCGCTGCAG GCGTCCCTGGGGGCCCTGGTCCCTGTCGCCATGGTGACCAGGACGTTCTGGGGCCTGTGCAGCATCAAGCCGGGACGGGCGGAACCGGGCCGGGCCGGCGCCGCCCCGGGGCCGGACCGAGAGCAGCTGACGGTTTTCCTGGCAGATGTCCTGCGGGGGACGGCAGAGGAGCGCGCGCCGCTGGTCATGGCCATGTCCCACAATGCAGCGGGGCGGCCGCAGGCGGTCAGCTGCCAGCAGGTGGCGGCG TTCCTGGAGGACCTGATCACTGCTGTAGTTCACatcctgaccagcagggggcgcctgCAGGGCTGGAGGCCGCAGCAGATGGGCGACACGGCACTGGGGGTCAAGCTGCTGGCCGAGcagatgacctctgacctcagacCGTCAG ACCCGGCGACCTGCGACCTGTCCTGTCTGGAGGACTGGGTCTTCCGGGTGTCCCAGGTCTCCCAGTACCTGGAGGTTCTGGTGGCCGAGGGCCTGAACGTTTCCCTGAGCGGCCGGACGGCGCCGGACCTGCTGCCGCCGTGCCGGGACACGGACTGGACCCACCTGACCGTCCTGCTGGATGTACCCACGCTCATGTTCCTGGCTCCACAG CTGCCAGACGgctgcagcgccccctggaGGCTGGTCTTTTCCACGCAGCTGCACGGGGAGAGCTTcaccaagatggccgccgctcTGCAACACCACGGGCCCACGATGCTGCTGCTGCGGGACACCCGGGGCCACGTGTTCGGGGGCTACGCCTCCACCGCCTGGGAGCTCAAGCCCCAGTTCCAGG GTGACTCCAGATGCTTCCTGTTCTCGGTTTTCCCCACTCTGAGGGTTTACACGGCAACAGGATACAACGAACACTTCATGTACCTGAACCAGCACCAGCAGACGATGCCCAACGGACTG GGCATGGGGGGTCAACACGACTACTTTGGCCTGTGGCTGGACAGCGACTTCGGCCGCGGTCACAGCCGCGCTCGCCCCAAATGCACGACGTACGGAAACCCGCAGCTGTCGGCCGACGAGGACTTTGTCCTGGACGCTGTGGAGGTTTGGGCCGCAAGGAACCTGCCGACGCCGCCCGAG gacgaggaagaggaggaggggaagaaGAGCATCCTGAAGGTGGATCCGGAGGTCCAGGCCATGATGGAGCTGACGGGGAAGACTCTGCACAGCGAGGGCTTTAATGAGCTGCAGgaagactttgactag
- the meak7 gene encoding MTOR-associated protein MEAK7 isoform X2, which yields MGNSDSVMVQKRMARFRPEERSMIDGAFERLQAGGPGKTLQLEALQASLGALVPVAMVTRTFWGLCSIKPGRAEPGRAGAAPGPDREQLTVFLADVLRGTAEERAPLVMAMSHNAAGRPQAVSCQQVAAFLEDLITAVVHILTSRGRLQGWRPQQMGDTALGVKLLAEQMTSDLRPSDPATCDLSCLEDWVFRVSQVSQYLEVLVAEGLNVSLSGRTAPDLLPPCRDTDWTHLTVLLDVPTLMFLAPQLPDGCSAPWRLVFSTQLHGESFTKMAAALQHHGPTMLLLRDTRGHVFGGYASTAWELKPQFQGDSRCFLFSVFPTLRVYTATGYNEHFMYLNQHQQTMPNGLGMGGQHDYFGLWLDSDFGRGHSRARPKCTTYGNPQLSADEDFVLDAVEVWAARNLPTPPEDEEEEEGKKSILKVDPEVQAMMELTGKTLHSEGFNELQEDFD from the exons ATGGGTAATAGCGACAGCGTGATGGTGCAGAAGCGGATGGCCCGGTTCCGTCCAGAGGAGCGGTCCATGATCGACGGCGCGTTTGAGCGTCTGCAGGCCGGCGGCCCGGGGAAGACGCTCCAGCTGGAGGCGCTGCAG GCGTCCCTGGGGGCCCTGGTCCCTGTCGCCATGGTGACCAGGACGTTCTGGGGCCTGTGCAGCATCAAGCCGGGACGGGCGGAACCGGGCCGGGCCGGCGCCGCCCCGGGGCCGGACCGAGAGCAGCTGACGGTTTTCCTGGCAGATGTCCTGCGGGGGACGGCAGAGGAGCGCGCGCCGCTGGTCATGGCCATGTCCCACAATGCAGCGGGGCGGCCGCAGGCGGTCAGCTGCCAGCAGGTGGCGGCG TTCCTGGAGGACCTGATCACTGCTGTAGTTCACatcctgaccagcagggggcgcctgCAGGGCTGGAGGCCGCAGCAGATGGGCGACACGGCACTGGGGGTCAAGCTGCTGGCCGAGcagatgacctctgacctcagacCGTCAG ACCCGGCGACCTGCGACCTGTCCTGTCTGGAGGACTGGGTCTTCCGGGTGTCCCAGGTCTCCCAGTACCTGGAGGTTCTGGTGGCCGAGGGCCTGAACGTTTCCCTGAGCGGCCGGACGGCGCCGGACCTGCTGCCGCCGTGCCGGGACACGGACTGGACCCACCTGACCGTCCTGCTGGATGTACCCACGCTCATGTTCCTGGCTCCACAG CTGCCAGACGgctgcagcgccccctggaGGCTGGTCTTTTCCACGCAGCTGCACGGGGAGAGCTTcaccaagatggccgccgctcTGCAACACCACGGGCCCACGATGCTGCTGCTGCGGGACACCCGGGGCCACGTGTTCGGGGGCTACGCCTCCACCGCCTGGGAGCTCAAGCCCCAGTTCCAGG GTGACTCCAGATGCTTCCTGTTCTCGGTTTTCCCCACTCTGAGGGTTTACACGGCAACAGGATACAACGAACACTTCATGTACCTGAACCAGCACCAGCAGACGATGCCCAACGGACTG GGCATGGGGGGTCAACACGACTACTTTGGCCTGTGGCTGGACAGCGACTTCGGCCGCGGTCACAGCCGCGCTCGCCCCAAATGCACGACGTACGGAAACCCGCAGCTGTCGGCCGACGAGGACTTTGTCCTGGACGCTGTGGAGGTTTGGGCCGCAAGGAACCTGCCGACGCCGCCCGAG gacgaggaagaggaggaggggaagaaGAGCATCCTGAAGGTGGATCCGGAGGTCCAGGCCATGATGGAGCTGACGGGGAAGACTCTGCACAGCGAGGGCTTTAATGAGCTGCAGgaagactttgactag